One Atribacteraceae bacterium genomic region harbors:
- a CDS encoding nitroreductase family protein, with the protein MDILEILKSRRSIRKYEAKPIPEHLIEAIVDCARLAPSAINIQPWEFIIVREPEKKRSIALQTDYGRFIKDAPVLIAVFCVETMYFLEDGCSATVNLLNAAWALGLGTCWVAGDKKPYARNVARLLGVPEGHRLISLIALGYPAEQPGTHLYKKSLKDILHWEGYRKG; encoded by the coding sequence GTGGATATTCTCGAAATATTAAAGAGCCGACGTTCCATCAGAAAATATGAGGCGAAACCGATCCCGGAGCATTTGATTGAAGCCATAGTTGATTGCGCACGGTTGGCTCCATCCGCGATCAATATACAACCATGGGAATTCATCATAGTTCGCGAACCTGAAAAAAAAAGATCCATTGCCCTGCAAACCGACTATGGTCGCTTCATTAAAGATGCTCCGGTGCTCATAGCCGTTTTTTGCGTGGAAACCATGTATTTTTTAGAAGACGGATGTTCAGCAACGGTCAACCTATTAAACGCCGCTTGGGCGCTGGGACTAGGAACCTGTTGGGTGGCGGGAGACAAGAAACCTTACGCCCGGAATGTGGCCCGACTGCTTGGAGTACCGGAGGGACATCGTTTGATCAGCCTGATCGCTTTGGGTTATCCCGCCGAACAACCTGGAACGCACCTGTATAAGAAGAGCCTTAAGGATATCCTTCATTGGGAGGGTTACAGGAAGGGGTGA
- a CDS encoding metallophosphoesterase, translating into MLIGILSDSHDNLTAMKKALATFLSYQVNLVVHAGDYVAPFTVALLTAQNTPWIGVLGNNDGEILGLFQKSGGRITSPYMEWREGPYSIWVSHDYPLAELAFASTRFDLCVYGHTHQPDIREEKRKFLINPGESSGIVNGKPTVAICDLKIRQTKLVEL; encoded by the coding sequence TTGTTGATCGGTATTCTGTCGGATAGCCACGATAATCTCACGGCGATGAAGAAAGCGCTGGCAACTTTCCTTAGCTATCAGGTGAATCTGGTTGTCCACGCCGGTGATTATGTCGCTCCTTTTACTGTGGCTCTCCTCACCGCTCAGAACACACCGTGGATTGGCGTTCTCGGTAACAATGACGGAGAAATACTCGGCCTTTTTCAGAAATCCGGCGGAAGAATAACCAGTCCGTATATGGAGTGGCGTGAAGGCCCATATTCAATATGGGTATCCCATGACTACCCGCTGGCGGAACTTGCTTTTGCCAGCACCCGTTTTGACCTGTGTGTCTATGGACATACTCACCAGCCGGACATTCGCGAAGAAAAAAGGAAGTTTCTCATAAATCCTGGAGAATCCAGTGGAATAGTGAATGGCAAACCGACCGTCGCCATCTGTGACCTTAAGATTAGACAGACAAAACTGGTGGAACTTTAG